The following proteins come from a genomic window of Streptomyces sp. NBC_00539:
- the upp gene encoding uracil phosphoribosyltransferase: MRLQVVDHPLVAHKLTTLRDKRTDSPTFRRLADELVTLLAYEATRDVRTEQADIETPVAATTGVKLSHPRPLVVPILRAGLGMLDGMVRLLPTAEVGFLGMVRNEETLEASTYATRMPEDLSGRQVYVVDPMLATGGTLVAAIQELIKRGADDVTAVVLLAAPEGVEVMERELAGTPVTVVTAAVDERLNEHGYIVPGLGDAGDRMYGSAE; the protein is encoded by the coding sequence GTGCGTTTGCAGGTCGTCGATCACCCCTTGGTGGCGCACAAACTCACCACCCTGCGCGACAAGCGCACCGACTCCCCCACCTTCCGTCGCCTCGCCGACGAACTGGTGACCCTGCTGGCGTACGAGGCCACCCGCGACGTGCGCACCGAGCAGGCCGACATCGAGACCCCGGTCGCCGCGACGACCGGCGTGAAGCTCTCCCACCCGCGCCCGCTGGTCGTCCCGATCCTGCGCGCCGGTCTCGGCATGCTGGACGGCATGGTGCGGCTGCTGCCGACCGCCGAGGTCGGCTTCCTGGGCATGGTCCGCAACGAGGAGACCCTGGAGGCCTCCACGTACGCGACGCGCATGCCCGAGGACCTCTCCGGCCGGCAGGTCTACGTCGTCGACCCGATGCTGGCCACCGGCGGCACGCTGGTCGCCGCGATCCAGGAGCTCATCAAGCGCGGCGCCGACGACGTCACCGCCGTGGTGCTGCTGGCCGCGCCGGAGGGCGTCGAGGTCATGGAGCGCGAGCTGGCGGGCACGCCGGTGACGGTGGTGACGGCAGCCGTGGACGAGCGGCTCAACGAGCACGGCTACATCGTGCCGGGCCTGGGCGACGCGGGCGACCGCATGTACGGCTCGGCCGAGTAA
- a CDS encoding HhH-GPD-type base excision DNA repair protein, with protein MDKDITIRLAQQPEADALLGRSPLAALVGMLLDQQVPMEWAFSGPYTIARRMDADDLDAHTIAAYDPEAFAALLSEKPAVHRYPGSMAKRVQQLCAYLVEHYDGDAEGIWRDAGSGAELLRRLRDLPGFGEQKAQIFLALLGKRFGVRPKGWREAAGGYGEAGVHRSAADITGPESLAKVRAYKQEHKAAAKAAKSGAGDGGTS; from the coding sequence ATGGACAAGGACATCACCATCCGGCTGGCCCAGCAGCCGGAGGCCGACGCGCTGCTCGGCCGGAGCCCGCTCGCCGCGCTCGTCGGGATGCTGCTCGACCAGCAGGTACCCATGGAGTGGGCCTTCTCGGGGCCGTACACGATCGCCCGTCGGATGGACGCGGACGACCTCGACGCCCACACGATCGCCGCCTACGACCCGGAGGCCTTCGCGGCTCTGCTTTCCGAGAAGCCGGCCGTGCACCGCTACCCGGGCTCCATGGCGAAGCGGGTACAGCAGCTGTGCGCGTACCTGGTGGAGCACTACGACGGGGACGCGGAGGGGATCTGGCGGGACGCGGGATCCGGCGCCGAACTGCTGCGGCGGCTGAGGGACCTGCCCGGCTTCGGGGAACAGAAGGCTCAGATCTTCCTGGCCCTGCTGGGCAAGCGGTTCGGGGTGCGCCCGAAGGGCTGGCGGGAGGCGGCCGGCGGCTACGGCGAGGCGGGCGTCCACCGCTCGGCGGCGGACATCACCGGGCCGGAATCACTGGCCAAGGTGCGGGCGTACAAGCAGGAGCACAAGGCCGCCGCGAAGGCCGCGAAGTCGGGGGCCGGCGACGGCGGGACGAGCTGA
- a CDS encoding type II toxin-antitoxin system VapB family antitoxin, with protein sequence MIFKRIGSGRPYPDHGRETTRQWADVAPRPVRLDQLVTTKGQLDLETLLAEDSTFYGDLFAHVVKWQGDLYLEDGLHRAVRAALQQRQVLHARVLEMD encoded by the coding sequence GTGATCTTCAAGCGCATCGGAAGCGGGCGGCCGTACCCCGACCACGGCAGGGAAACCACCCGGCAGTGGGCGGACGTAGCCCCGCGCCCGGTCCGGCTCGACCAGCTCGTGACGACCAAGGGACAGCTGGACCTCGAAACACTGCTCGCCGAGGACTCCACCTTCTACGGGGACCTCTTCGCGCACGTCGTGAAGTGGCAGGGCGACCTGTACCTGGAGGACGGGCTGCACCGCGCCGTGCGCGCGGCCCTCCAGCAGCGCCAGGTGCTGCACGCCCGCGTCCTCGAAATGGACTGA
- a CDS encoding helicase HerA-like domain-containing protein, whose translation MSESTDPVSPADQIAAGYAFTGPALDLGALLWEGTCLPDRQVRIPLAMLNRHGLVAGATGTGKTKTLQLIAEQLSAAGVPVFLADIKGDVSGISAPGVPSDRIRRRAGEVSQEWSATGYPAEFYSLGGIGPGIPLRATVTAFGPVLLSKVLGLNQTQEQSLGLIFHYADSKGLELIDLKDLRAVVAFLVSDQGKAELKGIGGLSTVTAGVILRSLTAFEQQGAADFFGEPEFDTSAFLRTAPDGRGVVSVLELPAVQDKPQLFSTFLMWLLADLYADLPEVGDVERPGLVFFFDEAHLLFHDASKAFLESITQTVRLIRSKGVGVFFVTQTPKDVPADVLAQLGNRVQHALRAFTPDDAKALRATVKTFPRSAYDLEELLTQLGTGEAVITVLSENGAPTPVAATRLRAPQSLMGPLDAAALDRAVTSSPLYPRYAQPVDRESAYEKISAEQAAAEAAAERAAAAGEGEKEGRPAAKAGRGAPRQEPSLAQQVVGSGLFRSLARSVGTQLGREISRSLFGTARRRR comes from the coding sequence ATGAGCGAGAGCACCGACCCCGTGTCCCCGGCCGACCAGATCGCCGCCGGGTACGCCTTCACAGGACCAGCGCTCGATCTGGGGGCCCTGCTCTGGGAGGGCACCTGCCTGCCGGACCGGCAGGTCCGCATCCCGCTGGCCATGCTCAACCGGCACGGGCTGGTCGCCGGCGCCACCGGCACCGGCAAGACGAAAACCCTCCAGCTGATCGCCGAACAGCTCTCGGCGGCGGGCGTGCCCGTATTCCTCGCCGACATCAAAGGCGACGTCTCGGGGATTTCGGCGCCCGGTGTTCCGAGCGACCGCATCCGCCGACGGGCCGGGGAAGTGTCCCAGGAATGGTCGGCGACCGGATATCCGGCCGAGTTCTACTCCCTGGGCGGTATCGGGCCCGGTATTCCGCTCCGGGCGACGGTGACGGCTTTCGGGCCCGTCCTGCTGTCGAAGGTGCTCGGGCTCAACCAGACGCAGGAGCAGTCACTCGGTCTCATCTTCCATTACGCCGACTCCAAGGGCCTGGAGCTGATCGACCTCAAAGACCTCCGGGCGGTCGTGGCCTTCCTCGTGTCCGACCAGGGGAAGGCCGAACTCAAAGGCATCGGCGGCCTTTCCACGGTGACCGCCGGGGTGATCCTGCGATCGCTCACCGCATTCGAGCAGCAGGGCGCCGCGGATTTCTTCGGAGAGCCGGAATTCGACACCTCCGCATTCCTCCGCACGGCCCCCGACGGGCGCGGCGTGGTCTCCGTACTGGAACTCCCGGCGGTCCAGGACAAACCGCAGCTCTTCTCCACCTTCCTGATGTGGCTACTGGCGGACCTCTACGCGGACCTGCCGGAAGTGGGGGACGTGGAGCGGCCCGGACTCGTCTTCTTCTTCGACGAGGCTCACCTGCTGTTCCACGACGCCTCGAAGGCGTTCCTGGAATCCATCACCCAGACGGTCCGGCTCATCCGTTCCAAGGGCGTCGGCGTCTTCTTCGTGACGCAGACCCCGAAGGACGTGCCGGCGGACGTACTGGCGCAGCTCGGCAACCGGGTGCAGCACGCGCTGCGCGCCTTCACCCCCGACGACGCGAAGGCGCTCAGGGCGACGGTGAAGACCTTCCCCCGGTCGGCCTACGACCTGGAGGAGCTGCTCACCCAGCTCGGGACGGGCGAGGCGGTGATCACCGTGCTGAGCGAGAACGGCGCGCCCACGCCCGTGGCGGCGACCCGGCTGCGCGCCCCGCAGTCACTGATGGGGCCGCTCGACGCGGCCGCCCTCGACCGCGCGGTGACCTCCTCGCCCCTGTACCCCCGGTACGCGCAGCCGGTCGACCGCGAGTCGGCCTACGAGAAGATCAGCGCCGAGCAGGCGGCGGCCGAGGCCGCGGCGGAGCGGGCCGCCGCGGCCGGGGAAGGGGAGAAAGAGGGCAGGCCGGCCGCGAAGGCGGGCCGCGGCGCGCCCCGGCAGGAACCCTCCCTGGCGCAGCAGGTGGTGGGCAGCGGGCTCTTCCGCTCGCTGGCCCGGTCCGTCGGCACCCAGCTGGGGCGGGAGATCTCGCGCTCGCTCTTCGGGACGGCCCGCCGTCGACGCTGA
- the opcA gene encoding glucose-6-phosphate dehydrogenase assembly protein OpcA yields MRTDLTDTTSGKIDRALLEARRAVGSPAMGLVLTLVVVTDEENAYDAVRAASEASREHPSRIIAVIKRTARGPRKLQRTRLDAELRVGSDAGSGEIVLLRLYGELTEHASSVVLPLLAPDAPVVAWWPADAPASPALDPLGALAQRRITDAQAADDPVGVLRERAASYAPGDTDLAWTRLTPWRSLLAGSLEQAPLPVTGAAVESEPGHASAELLARWLEVRLGVPVERVATEGPVVTRVRLETTGGEIRVDRPDGVLATLSLPGWPDRKVALKIRSLAELISEELRRLDADVVYASALRGRPAQASLSA; encoded by the coding sequence ATGCGGACAGACCTCACCGACACCACGTCCGGCAAGATCGACCGGGCCCTCCTCGAAGCGCGCCGAGCCGTCGGCAGCCCCGCCATGGGGCTGGTGCTCACGCTCGTCGTGGTCACCGACGAGGAGAACGCCTACGACGCGGTCCGCGCGGCCTCCGAAGCCTCGCGCGAGCACCCCTCCCGGATCATCGCGGTGATCAAACGGACCGCACGCGGTCCGCGCAAGCTCCAGCGGACGCGCCTGGACGCCGAACTGCGCGTCGGATCCGACGCCGGATCGGGAGAGATCGTGCTGCTGCGGCTGTACGGGGAACTCACCGAGCACGCGAGTTCGGTCGTACTGCCCCTGCTGGCGCCGGACGCGCCGGTGGTGGCGTGGTGGCCGGCCGACGCCCCCGCCTCACCGGCCCTCGATCCGCTGGGCGCGCTGGCGCAGCGCCGGATCACCGATGCCCAGGCGGCCGACGACCCGGTGGGCGTCCTGCGCGAGCGGGCGGCCTCGTACGCCCCCGGTGACACCGACCTCGCCTGGACCCGGCTGACGCCGTGGCGTTCGCTGCTGGCCGGCTCCCTGGAGCAGGCGCCGCTGCCGGTGACCGGCGCCGCGGTGGAGAGCGAGCCCGGCCACGCGAGTGCCGAGCTGCTGGCGCGCTGGCTGGAGGTCCGGCTCGGGGTGCCGGTGGAGCGGGTGGCGACGGAGGGGCCGGTGGTGACGCGGGTCCGGCTGGAGACGACCGGGGGCGAGATCCGGGTGGACCGGCCCGACGGGGTGCTGGCCACCCTTTCCCTTCCGGGGTGGCCAGACCGCAAGGTCGCCCTCAAGATCCGCAGCCTCGCCGAGCTGATCTCGGAGGAACTGCGCCGGCTCGACGCCGACGTCGTCTACGCCTCGGCGCTGCGCGGGCGCCCGGCCCAGGCCTCGCTCTCCGCGTAG
- a CDS encoding cupin domain-containing protein, which translates to MTSNLTRAATAESISDGPGSFITLLTDTPELTCNTAIFEVGAAGAPVHFHTKATEFFHVTEGRLDVLVGDEIHTLGKGDFLSVPPGVKHAFAPAAGHTAEVFVGFTPGMGRFDYYRLLGRVRAGEATVQDIIDSQPVYDNHYAESEAWAGRPRSAEA; encoded by the coding sequence ATGACCTCGAACCTCACGCGCGCGGCCACCGCCGAGTCCATCTCCGACGGCCCGGGCAGCTTCATCACACTGCTCACCGACACCCCCGAACTCACCTGCAACACGGCCATCTTCGAGGTCGGCGCGGCCGGCGCCCCCGTGCACTTCCACACCAAGGCGACCGAGTTCTTCCACGTCACGGAGGGGCGGCTCGACGTCCTCGTCGGCGACGAGATCCACACCCTGGGCAAGGGCGACTTCCTCAGCGTCCCGCCCGGCGTGAAGCACGCCTTCGCCCCGGCGGCCGGCCACACGGCCGAGGTCTTCGTCGGCTTCACCCCCGGCATGGGGCGCTTCGACTACTACCGCCTGCTGGGCCGGGTGCGCGCGGGCGAGGCCACCGTGCAGGACATCATCGACAGCCAGCCCGTCTACGACAACCACTACGCGGAGAGCGAGGCCTGGGCCGGGCGCCCGCGCAGCGCCGAGGCGTAG
- a CDS encoding LytR C-terminal domain-containing protein — protein MSMLTPPGMGGKYRVTGAAFPRMSRPRRRRRIILALFGSALVLALLGYGALQLIDVFRGDTRHKTAAAKDCPTGAPKAGPAAAPSKPAVVLPQPGQITVNVYNATPRAGLAKAVGDELKKRGFVIGQVGNAPADFDKKVPGTGIMLGSPKTDKAAYSVLGTQLAGMTQHTDTREGPDIDLILGDGFKELSTKADADKALALLANPEPAPAAKKC, from the coding sequence ATGAGCATGCTCACTCCCCCCGGCATGGGCGGAAAGTACCGCGTCACCGGAGCTGCCTTCCCCCGCATGAGCCGTCCGCGGCGACGCCGCCGGATCATCCTCGCCCTGTTCGGCTCCGCCCTCGTGCTGGCCCTGCTCGGCTACGGGGCACTGCAGCTCATCGACGTCTTCCGCGGCGACACCCGGCACAAGACGGCCGCTGCCAAGGACTGCCCGACCGGCGCCCCCAAGGCCGGCCCGGCGGCGGCCCCCTCCAAACCCGCGGTGGTGCTGCCCCAGCCCGGCCAGATCACGGTCAACGTCTACAACGCGACCCCGCGCGCCGGCCTCGCCAAGGCCGTCGGGGACGAGCTGAAGAAACGCGGCTTCGTGATCGGGCAGGTCGGCAACGCCCCGGCCGACTTCGACAAGAAGGTCCCGGGCACCGGGATAATGCTGGGCTCGCCGAAGACCGACAAGGCGGCCTACTCCGTACTCGGCACCCAGCTGGCCGGCATGACGCAGCACACCGACACCCGCGAGGGCCCGGACATCGACCTGATCCTCGGCGACGGGTTCAAGGAGCTCAGCACGAAGGCGGACGCCGACAAGGCGCTGGCCCTCCTGGCCAACCCCGAGCCCGCGCCCGCCGCGAAGAAGTGCTGA
- a CDS encoding scabin-related ADP-ribosyltransferase yields MLQAALRVLAAVSVVSAVAVSPAVAAPAAPAAPAADLTSPCGPVTEYRASDWWRTTTNPMIAQAVAATALDENWQWRDDTNTLWRGDTRETVDELFETGFTPRGEELIPLAEYIVKGGGQNSAHLSTSCEKWVAQKFATYGAAKTGWVYEIEAPGGIDVNATAHLNHYDSPYLWNKEVDFPGGVEGRYIKGACKYHLVSTDPDTKVSTFENLGCKTNAGFAPHALERTAAAR; encoded by the coding sequence ATGCTGCAGGCCGCTCTGCGCGTACTCGCCGCCGTATCCGTCGTCTCCGCCGTCGCCGTCTCACCCGCCGTCGCCGCGCCCGCCGCGCCCGCCGCACCGGCCGCCGACCTGACCTCCCCCTGCGGTCCCGTCACCGAGTACCGGGCCTCCGACTGGTGGCGTACGACCACCAACCCGATGATCGCCCAAGCCGTCGCCGCCACCGCCCTGGACGAGAACTGGCAGTGGCGCGACGACACCAACACCCTCTGGCGCGGGGACACCCGGGAGACCGTCGACGAGCTCTTCGAGACCGGCTTCACGCCGCGCGGGGAAGAGCTGATCCCGCTGGCCGAGTACATCGTCAAGGGCGGCGGGCAGAACAGCGCCCACCTCAGCACCAGTTGCGAGAAGTGGGTGGCCCAGAAGTTCGCCACGTACGGAGCGGCCAAGACCGGCTGGGTCTACGAGATCGAGGCCCCCGGCGGCATCGACGTGAACGCCACCGCGCACCTCAACCACTACGACTCGCCGTACCTGTGGAACAAGGAGGTCGACTTCCCCGGCGGGGTGGAAGGCCGCTACATCAAGGGCGCCTGCAAGTACCACCTCGTCTCCACCGACCCGGACACGAAGGTCAGCACCTTCGAGAACCTCGGCTGCAAGACGAACGCCGGTTTCGCGCCCCACGCCCTGGAGCGGACCGCCGCGGCCCGGTAG
- a CDS encoding DNA polymerase III subunit gamma and tau yields the protein MSSLALYRRYRPESFAEVIGQEHVTAPLMQALRNNRVNHAYLFSGPRGCGKTTSARILARCLNCEQGPTPDPCGQCQSCRDLARNGPGSIDVIEIDAASHGGVDDARDLREKAFFGPASSRYKIYIIDEAHMVTSAGFNALLKVVEEPPEHLKFIFATTEPEKVIGTIRSRTHHYPFRLVPPGTLREYLGEVCAREGATVEDGVLPLVVRAGAGSVRDSMSVMDQLLAGAADQGVTYAMATSLLGYTDGSLLDSVIDAFAAGDGAAAFEVVDRVVEGGNDPRRFVADLLERLRDLVILAAVPDAGEKGLIDAPADVVERMQAQASVFGAAELSRAADLVNTGLTEMRGATSPRLQLELICARVLLPAAFDDERSFQARLDRLERTGFAAAAAGASAAAGMPSAAAVPAAPAMGYVPGPEAHPMAPAGPAGGVAAARAAVRTPEPEPEPEPQHQPQPESRPEPQPAVQAPAQAPAAAPPGAWPGTARPGGGAPAAGAWPTAASAAPPAPAPASVQQQPAAPAAPAAPSPGMAAGVGQVQAMWPGVLEAVKNRRRFTWILLSQNAQVTGFDGTTLQLGFPNVGARDNFASSGSEDVLKAVLAEQFQVHWKIDAVVGGGGGQPVGPGPGPYTPPAAPAPPPSQQPPTQPQQPAYQPPQQHQQAPPAPQQPAYQPPPPVAPEDDVPEEDDPDLVESALTGHDLIVRELGATVIEEYTNE from the coding sequence GTGTCGTCCCTTGCGCTGTACCGCCGCTACCGCCCCGAGTCGTTCGCCGAGGTCATCGGGCAGGAGCATGTCACTGCCCCGCTGATGCAGGCCCTGCGGAACAACCGGGTCAATCACGCGTACCTGTTCAGCGGGCCACGCGGCTGCGGCAAGACCACCAGCGCGCGGATCCTCGCCCGGTGCCTGAACTGTGAGCAAGGTCCCACTCCCGACCCCTGCGGGCAGTGCCAGTCCTGCCGCGACCTCGCGCGCAACGGCCCCGGGTCCATCGACGTCATCGAGATCGACGCCGCCTCGCACGGTGGTGTGGACGACGCCCGTGACCTGCGGGAAAAGGCGTTCTTCGGCCCGGCGTCCAGCCGCTACAAGATCTACATCATCGACGAGGCGCACATGGTCACCTCGGCGGGCTTCAACGCCCTGCTGAAGGTGGTCGAGGAGCCCCCGGAGCACCTGAAATTCATCTTCGCCACCACCGAGCCGGAGAAGGTCATCGGGACGATCCGGTCCCGGACGCACCACTACCCCTTCCGGCTCGTGCCCCCCGGCACCCTGCGCGAGTACCTGGGCGAGGTCTGCGCGCGGGAGGGGGCCACCGTCGAGGACGGTGTGCTGCCGCTCGTGGTGCGGGCGGGGGCCGGGTCGGTACGTGACTCGATGTCGGTGATGGACCAGCTGCTCGCGGGCGCCGCCGACCAGGGTGTGACGTACGCCATGGCGACCTCCCTGCTCGGGTACACGGACGGCTCGCTGCTGGACTCCGTCATCGACGCCTTCGCCGCCGGGGACGGAGCCGCCGCCTTCGAGGTCGTGGACCGCGTCGTGGAGGGCGGGAACGACCCGCGCCGGTTCGTCGCCGACCTGCTGGAGCGGCTGCGCGACCTGGTGATCCTGGCGGCCGTGCCCGATGCCGGGGAGAAGGGGCTCATCGACGCCCCGGCCGATGTCGTCGAGCGCATGCAGGCCCAGGCCTCCGTGTTCGGCGCGGCCGAGCTGTCGCGGGCCGCCGACCTGGTCAACACCGGGCTCACGGAGATGCGCGGGGCCACCTCGCCCCGGCTCCAGCTGGAGCTGATCTGCGCCCGGGTGCTGCTGCCCGCCGCCTTCGATGACGAGCGGTCCTTCCAGGCGCGGCTCGACCGGCTGGAGAGGACCGGGTTCGCCGCCGCCGCCGCGGGCGCCTCCGCGGCCGCCGGGATGCCGAGCGCGGCCGCCGTGCCCGCTGCGCCCGCCATGGGGTACGTGCCCGGGCCCGAGGCGCACCCGATGGCCCCGGCCGGTCCCGCCGGGGGTGTCGCCGCGGCGCGTGCCGCCGTACGGACCCCCGAACCCGAGCCGGAGCCGGAGCCGCAGCACCAGCCGCAGCCCGAGTCCCGGCCGGAGCCGCAGCCCGCGGTCCAGGCACCCGCGCAGGCCCCCGCCGCCGCCCCGCCCGGCGCTTGGCCCGGGACGGCACGGCCGGGTGGCGGTGCCCCTGCCGCCGGAGCCTGGCCCACCGCGGCCTCCGCCGCCCCGCCCGCCCCCGCCCCGGCTTCCGTGCAGCAGCAGCCCGCCGCACCGGCGGCGCCCGCCGCGCCCTCCCCCGGGATGGCGGCCGGCGTCGGCCAGGTGCAGGCGATGTGGCCCGGCGTGCTGGAGGCCGTGAAGAACCGCCGCCGTTTCACCTGGATCCTGCTCAGCCAGAACGCCCAGGTCACCGGCTTCGACGGGACGACCCTCCAGCTCGGTTTCCCCAACGTCGGCGCCCGCGACAACTTCGCGAGCAGCGGCAGCGAAGACGTCCTCAAGGCGGTCCTGGCCGAGCAGTTCCAGGTCCACTGGAAGATCGACGCGGTGGTGGGAGGCGGCGGAGGACAGCCGGTCGGCCCGGGCCCGGGCCCGTACACGCCGCCCGCGGCTCCTGCCCCGCCCCCGTCGCAGCAGCCTCCGACCCAGCCCCAGCAGCCCGCGTACCAGCCGCCCCAGCAGCACCAGCAGGCGCCGCCCGCCCCGCAGCAGCCCGCGTACCAGCCGCCCCCGCCGGTCGCCCCCGAGGACGACGTCCCCGAGGAGGACGACCCCGACCTCGTCGAGAGCGCACTGACGGGACACGACCTGATCGTGCGCGAGCTCGGAGCCACCGTTATAGAGGAATACACGAACGAGTAG
- a CDS encoding VOC family protein: MTGYPEGAPCWVDAMFADVEAAKGFYGDVLGWTFGDSAGEYGNYTQAYSDGKAVAAVVPPMPGADAPSQWCLYFASPDAAATAEKIRSAGGEVAMGPMQVGGFGTMVIAKEPSGAVFGVWQPGEHKGFEKTGEAGSFAWAEVFTRDAAKVDGFLPKVFPYQALQMDPGDDPEAAGMDYKVFSLGGAQNPVLGRMNMGDEFPKEIPPYIQVFFGVANCDEAVEKAQARGGRLHFGPVDSPFGRFAALTDQQGAAFAVIDMSTRAGEMPKFA; encoded by the coding sequence ATGACTGGGTACCCGGAAGGCGCCCCTTGCTGGGTGGACGCGATGTTCGCCGACGTGGAGGCGGCCAAGGGCTTCTACGGTGACGTGCTGGGCTGGACGTTCGGCGACTCGGCGGGCGAGTACGGCAACTACACGCAGGCCTACTCCGACGGCAAGGCAGTCGCCGCCGTCGTGCCGCCGATGCCGGGCGCCGACGCCCCGTCGCAGTGGTGCCTGTACTTCGCCTCGCCGGACGCGGCCGCCACGGCGGAGAAGATCAGGTCGGCGGGCGGCGAGGTGGCGATGGGGCCGATGCAGGTCGGCGGTTTCGGCACGATGGTGATCGCCAAGGAGCCCAGCGGCGCGGTCTTCGGCGTCTGGCAGCCGGGAGAACACAAGGGCTTCGAGAAGACCGGCGAGGCGGGTTCGTTCGCCTGGGCGGAGGTCTTCACGCGGGACGCGGCGAAGGTGGACGGGTTCCTGCCGAAGGTGTTCCCCTACCAGGCCCTGCAGATGGACCCGGGCGACGACCCCGAGGCGGCGGGGATGGACTACAAGGTGTTCAGCCTCGGCGGCGCGCAGAACCCGGTGCTGGGCCGGATGAACATGGGTGACGAGTTCCCGAAAGAGATCCCGCCGTACATCCAGGTGTTCTTCGGGGTCGCGAACTGTGACGAGGCGGTGGAGAAGGCGCAGGCGCGGGGCGGCCGGCTCCACTTCGGTCCGGTCGACAGCCCCTTCGGCCGGTTCGCGGCACTGACCGACCAGCAGGGCGCGGCGTTCGCGGTGATCGACATGTCGACACGGGCCGGTGAGATGCCGAAGTTCGCGTAG
- the purD gene encoding phosphoribosylamine--glycine ligase, which yields MKVLVIGGGAREHALCRSLSLDPDVNALYCAPGNAGISEVAELRPVDALDGGAVARLATELGADLVVIGPEAPLVAGVADAVRTAGIPVFGPSAEAAQLEGSKAFAKDVMAAAAVPTARSYVCTTPEEVDAALDAFGAPYVVKDDGLAAGKGVVVTEDRAAARAHALACDRVVIEEFLDGPEVSLFAITDGVTVLPLQPAQDFKRALDGDEGPNTGGMGAYSPLPWADPKLVDEVMESVLQPTVDELRHRGTPFSGLLYAGLAITSRGVRVIEFNARFGDPETQVVLARLRTPLARVLLNAAQGTLHAEPPLSWREDAAVTVVIASHNYPDTPRTGDPIEGLAEVAAEDAPEAYVLHAGTRREGDAVVSAGGRVLSVTATGSDLAQARERAYKAVARIGLDGSQHRTDIAAKAAEGR from the coding sequence GTGAAGGTCCTCGTCATCGGCGGCGGCGCCCGCGAACACGCCCTGTGCCGCTCTCTGTCCCTCGACCCCGACGTCAACGCGCTGTACTGCGCTCCCGGCAACGCCGGCATCTCCGAGGTGGCCGAGCTGCGCCCGGTCGACGCCCTCGACGGTGGGGCCGTGGCCCGCCTGGCCACCGAGCTCGGCGCCGATCTCGTCGTCATCGGCCCGGAGGCCCCGCTGGTCGCCGGAGTCGCCGACGCCGTCCGCACCGCGGGCATCCCCGTCTTCGGCCCGTCCGCCGAGGCGGCGCAGCTGGAGGGCTCCAAGGCCTTCGCCAAGGACGTGATGGCGGCGGCCGCGGTCCCGACCGCGCGCAGCTACGTCTGCACCACCCCGGAAGAGGTGGACGCCGCCCTCGACGCCTTCGGCGCGCCGTACGTGGTCAAGGACGACGGCCTGGCGGCCGGCAAGGGCGTCGTGGTCACCGAGGACCGGGCCGCGGCCCGCGCCCACGCGCTGGCCTGCGACCGCGTCGTCATCGAGGAGTTCCTCGACGGCCCCGAGGTCTCCCTCTTCGCCATCACCGACGGCGTGACCGTACTGCCGCTCCAGCCCGCGCAGGACTTCAAGCGCGCGCTCGACGGCGACGAGGGTCCCAACACCGGGGGCATGGGCGCGTACTCCCCGCTGCCCTGGGCCGACCCGAAGCTCGTCGACGAGGTCATGGAGAGCGTCCTGCAGCCGACCGTGGACGAGCTGCGCCACCGCGGCACGCCCTTCTCCGGCCTCCTCTACGCCGGACTCGCGATCACCTCGCGCGGCGTGCGGGTCATCGAGTTCAACGCCCGGTTCGGCGACCCCGAGACCCAGGTCGTCCTGGCCCGGCTGCGCACGCCGCTGGCGCGCGTGCTGCTGAACGCCGCCCAGGGCACCCTGCACGCCGAGCCCCCGCTGAGCTGGCGCGAGGACGCGGCCGTCACGGTCGTCATCGCCTCGCACAACTACCCCGACACCCCGCGGACCGGGGACCCCATCGAGGGCCTGGCCGAGGTGGCCGCCGAGGACGCCCCGGAGGCCTACGTCCTGCACGCCGGGACCCGCCGCGAGGGCGACGCGGTCGTCAGCGCCGGCGGTCGGGTGCTGTCGGTGACGGCGACCGGTTCCGATCTGGCGCAGGCGCGGGAGCGGGCGTATAAGGCCGTCGCGCGGATCGGGCTCGACGGCTCGCAGCACCGTACGGACATCGCGGCCAAGGCGGCCGAAGGCCGCTGA